The Candidatus Palauibacter soopunensis genomic sequence ATGCCCTGATGGGCACCGGCACGGCGGACCCGTTCGAGCTCTGGCTCTGGGCCGTCGTCCTCATGCCGCTCGTCGTCTCCGGCCTCATGGCCGGGCTCAAGGTCGGCGAACTCGCCTCGATGCTCGTCTCCGGTTCCGGCTCCGCCGGGTCCGGGTTCGTCGCGCTCGTCATGCAGGGAGCCGGCAAGGCCGCCGCCCCCGTCAAGCCCGTCTGAGATCCTTGGAGATGCCAGGAATGAGAAGAGCGCGAATGAACGGAGATGGAGACGCGGGCCGCGAGTACGCCGAGATCTGGGGCGAGGCCGTGCAGGCGAACCGGAAGCTCCGGACGATCCTGATCTTCCTCTCGGCAAGCATCGTCCTTGGGGTATTCGTGCTGCTTCGGATCGCGGGCGCGGAGCCGCCCAAGCCCATCGTCGTCCGTGTGGACGAGGTGGGCCGCGCCGAGGCGCTGGCCTACGAAGCCGCGACCGCTCAGGCCGATCCGCTCGATCCGACCACGAAATACTTCCTGAACCGGTTCGTCCACGACTTCCACTCTCGCCGCCGGGCGACCGCGCAGGAGCAATGGACGCGGAGCCTCCGGTTCCTGAGCACGGACTTGGCGAACGCCGCGTTCCAGCGGGACGGCGCGGAGGTCGCGAGCGTGGCGGCGGGTACCGCCGACACCGAAACCGAAGTCGAGCAGGTCGTGCTCCGCATCCACCCCGCGCCCGAGCCGCCGCACGGCGCGACGGCGGACTTCGACCTCGTGCACCTGAGGGGCGAACAGGAGCTGCGCCGCGAGCGCTGGTCGCTCACGCTCCGGTTCGAGTTCCTCGACTCGATCCCGAACGAACTCGTCGTTCACAACCCGATGGGGCTCCTAGTCACCTACATGCGGGCCGACCGGGCGCTCGTGACGGGAGACGGGCGATGATCGCGCACCTGAAGGGACGCGAGAAGGCGCTGGAGGCGTTCGGGTGGACGGGCAGGAAGGCCGAGTGGATCGCGCTGGTCTGCCTGCACAGCGGCGTGTTCACCCGCGCGCAGTGGGCGCGGTTCATGGACGCGCATCCGGAACAGGTCCGGCGCGGCGTCCACGGGCTGATCGCCGAGCGCGTCGCGAGCGAGGAGACGGAGCCCGGCGTCGCCGGCATGGGCCGGGTTGGCCGGATCTTCGCCCGTCCCGTGTACCGGGCGCTCGGAGCCGAGCACATCCGCCACCGCCGCGGCGCTTCGACCGAAGTGCTTCTGCGCCGCCTGCTCTCGCTCGACTACGTGATCGAGCACACCGACCTGCCCTGGCTCCCCACGGAACAGGAGAAGGTGTCCGCGTTCGAGGCGCTCGGCCTCGAGCGCTCGCTCCTGCCCGTGCGCGTGTACCGGGGAGCCGCCCGTACCACCCGGCGCTACTTCCCCGTGAAGCTGCCGGTCGCGCTCGACTCCGCACGCGCCCTGTTCGTCTACGCAGACCCCGGCCACGACACCTCGACAGCGCTCCGCTCGTGGGGCAGCGCGCACCGCGGGCTCTGGCGCGCGCTCCGAGGACTTGGCCGCTCGGTCGAGGTCGTGGCCGTGGCGCGCACTGCACGGGAGCTCGAACGGGCGCGGCGGGTGACGCGTGGATGGTCCGAGCCCGGTGGTCCCGGCGAGTCCGAAATTGGTGCGGCCGAGGAACTCGCCCGGATCGAGCGGGCGATCCTCAAGGGCGCGGTCCACATCCTTGAGGAGTTCGGCGGCCTCCAGGCCGCCCTGAAGCGCAGCGTCGCGCTGGAGGAGCAGGCGCGGCGCCGGGGCGGGCGCGGATCGATCGACCGCGGGGCCGCATGGCGCACCGAGCGCCTCGCAAGGGTCCGCTACCGGTGACCGGAGCGCGTCCTATGCCGAACCGCGGCGTGAAAACGACGCGGGGGGTCGTTTCACGAATCCGGCCCCCGGCGATTCACATGCGGCCTTCCGTCCATCCGCTTGCGCGGTGGCGTCTTGCGGCCCCGCGGCCCGCCGGCCCGACGCCGGACGGGCCACGGGGGCCGTGGCTGGAGCGACCCGCCTCGCCGAGGGCTCGGTGCGGCGTAGGGCCGAGTGTGTTTTCACAACTCGCCCCCCCGCCTCGACGGGTCGCTCCAGTGCCAGAGATCCCTCCGGGAAGGGTGTCCGGCCGATGAAGCCGTGGACCCTGGTCCTCATCGGGGCGGCGCTGACGGTGGCAGCCGTGCGCGCGCTCCTCGCGCCGTTTCCGCCCATCGGCGGCAACCCGTTTCTGGACCTGATCGCCCACAACGATCCGGGCATCCATGCGGCGATCCGCGCGTGGTATTACGTCGCGCCCGCCGCGGCCGTTGTCCTGGCCGGCAGCGTGATGCGCTCGGTCTCGCGGGTCTGGCTGGAGCCGCTCGCCATGCGCCGGAACCGGGGCAGGCTGCCCGCCTGGCCCAACTCGCCCAGGGACGACGCGCCGTCACTCGTCGTCGGCGAACTGCACCACCCCACCGTTGCCCGGGAGAGCGACAACCCCTCCTGGCTCGTCGTCCCCGAGAAGGGGCTCTACACGGGCGTCCTCGTCGTCGGGGCCGTCGGCACCGGCAAGACCACGGCCTGCATGTACCCGTTCGCGCGGCAGCTGCTCCACTGGCGGGCGGACGACCCCAAGCGCAGGGCGGGCGCGCTCGTGCTCGAAGTCAAGGGAGACTTCTGTCACCAGGTCCGGAGCATCCTGAGCGAGGCCGGGCGGGAGGACGACTACCTCGAAATCGGGCTCGGGGGGGCTTGGCAGTGGAACCCGCTCGACGATCCGCTGCTCGACTCCTACTCGATGGCGTACAGCGTCGCATCGCTCATCAACCAGCTCTTCGGCAAGTCACGAGAACCGTTCTGGCAGCAGGCGTACACGAACCTCGTTCGCTGGATCGTTGAACTCCACCGGCTCCTGCCCGGCGGCTGGGTCACGCTTCGCGACATCTACCGCTGCACGGTCGACGCGAAGCTCTTCTCGAACAAGATCGGGGAGGCGAAGGCGGAGGCCCTTCGGCGGTGCCCCATGCGGGTTGTCACCGCCGCGAAGGTTCTCACCAAGCACAAGAAGACGCTCGGTGCTTGGGATTGGGACATGGCGGCCGGCAGCGACACGGTGGCGTGTTCCCTCGATCCGGAACGCGCGGCGCTTCTCGCGGAGCTGAAGGTCGAGTACGCCACGGAGCCGGTGGGAAGCGGGGTGGGACGCGAGTACGCCGAGCAGGTGGAAGCCGTCGAGCGGTGGTATCGCAATGACTGGATGAAGCTCGACGCCAAGCTCCGCACCTCGATCGTCGAAGGCATCTCTGTGTTCCTCTCGCTCTTCGACCAGCCGGACGTGGCGGCCGTGTTTTGTCCGCCGCCGCCTGACGATCCCCCGGCCGCACGGACGGACGGCGGGGACGACGAGGAGGTCCCGGACGTGCAGCCCATGCCGGGGCTCCGGCGCAGGCTGCCGCCGCTCGCCGAGTTGATCGAGGGCGGCAAGGTGCTGGCGCTCAACATGCCCGCCGGCGCGAACCCGGCGCTGGCCCGAGCCATCGGCGTGTTCCTCAAGAACGCCTGGATGCAGGCGCTGCTCCGGCGTCCGGCCGCAGCCGCGCTCCGGCCCGACCGCTACATGCGGCCCGCCGTGTTCATCTGCGATGAGTACCAGGCTTTCGCCACCGTCGGACAGGACGACCCGTCGGGCGACGAGAAGGCGTTTGCCCTAACGCGCCAATGCCGGTGCATCCCCATCGTCGCCACGCAGTCGATCTCGTCGCTCCGCTCCGTGCTCCCCTCGGGCGAGGCGTGGCGCACGCTCGTCCAGACGCTCCGCACCCGGATCTTCCTGTCGCTGTCCGACGACGCCTCGGCCAAGATCGCGTCCGACATGTGCGGCGATGTCAAGAAGACGCAGGCGTCCTACACGTTCACCGAGACCTCGAACAAGCCCGAGTTCTCGCTCCTGTCTGGACGGGCCGGGGGCGGCGACGGCCAGCTCGGCGCGAGCAAGTCGTTCCGGCAACAGAGGGAGCCGGTGTTCACCCCCCGCCAGTTCGGCCTGCTCGCCAACTACCAGGCGATCTGTCTCCCGTACGACGGGGTGAAGTCCCTCCCGGCCCGGCGCGTCTACCTCAAGCCCCACTACCTGCCCAGGACCCAGGGCTACTGGCGGCAGCGCGAGGAGGGGCGGATATGAAGCGCGCCAGCGGCGTGGACCATCTCGCCCCGTTCCTGCCGGGTTTGGAATCCCTGCTTGGGGACCCGGAGGTCTCCGAGATCATGATCAACGGACCCGGCAACGTCTGGGTCGAGCGGGCCGGTAGGCTGGAGCCCCACGAGGCGCCCGGACTCACCGCCGCGTGGCTCCACCGCGCGGCCATCCACATCGCCCGGCCGCTCGGACTCGATCCCGCGGCCCGGCCCATCCTGGACGCTCGGCTGGAGGACGGATCGCGGGTCGCGATCTGCACGCCGCCCGCCGCGCCCGAGGTCGCGATCACCATCCGCCGGTTCGGGGGCCGGGCGTTCACGGCCGAGGATCTCGTCCGCATGGGCTCGCTGCCGGAGCAAGCCCTCGAAGCCGCCCGCCGGACCCTGCTCGCCCGCCGCAACGTGCTCGTCTCGGGCGGCACGGGGTCCGGGAAGACGACGCTCCTGAACGCGCTGATCGAACTGCTGCCCGAAGACGAGCGGATCGTCGCCATCGAGGACACCCTCGAACTCAGGATCGACCGGGCGAACTGCCTCCGGTTCGAGGCGGGAGCCACGCTCTCGGAGACGCCCGTCTCGATCCGCGACCTGGTGCGCCACGCGCTCCGCCACCGGCCCGACCACATCGTCGTCGGCGAGGTCCGGGGCGGCGAGGCCGCCGACCTGCTCCAGGCCCTCAACACCGGCCACGGCGGATCGCTCACCACCATCCACGCCAACAACGCCCGCTCCGCGCTCTCGCGTCTCGCGAGCTGCGCGATGCAGGCGGGAGATGCGCTGCCCTGGGAGGTCACCTGCCGGGGCGTCGTGGACGGAATCGCGCTCGTGCTGCACGTGACCCGCCGAGACGGACGCCGATTCGTCGAAGAGGCGCTCGAAGTGCGCGGCTACGACGCGGCCACCGGCCGCTGGATCACGGAACCGACATGGACCACCCAACCACCGAAGGAGGTGAACGCATGAAGTGCGACGACCGGACCATCCGAGTCAAGACGTTCGAGGACTTCGACCGCGAACTCGCCCGCGACAGCGGCGACACGCTCGAAGTCGACGCCTTCCTGGCCGAGCAGTACGGCCTCTTCCCCGAGGACGTAGGCGACGAGGACGAGATCGCCGCCGCCTGGGACGACCCGCACGGCGCCGCCGGCGAGGAGGTGGACGCATGAACCACGACGAATACCACCGCAAGTTCGCCGACGCGATCATCGAGCAGATCAGGCAGGGCACCGCGCCGTGGCAGAA encodes the following:
- a CDS encoding VirB8/TrbF family protein translates to MRRARMNGDGDAGREYAEIWGEAVQANRKLRTILIFLSASIVLGVFVLLRIAGAEPPKPIVVRVDEVGRAEALAYEAATAQADPLDPTTKYFLNRFVHDFHSRRRATAQEQWTRSLRFLSTDLANAAFQRDGAEVASVAAGTADTETEVEQVVLRIHPAPEPPHGATADFDLVHLRGEQELRRERWSLTLRFEFLDSIPNELVVHNPMGLLVTYMRADRALVTGDGR
- a CDS encoding type IV secretion system DNA-binding domain-containing protein, yielding MKPWTLVLIGAALTVAAVRALLAPFPPIGGNPFLDLIAHNDPGIHAAIRAWYYVAPAAAVVLAGSVMRSVSRVWLEPLAMRRNRGRLPAWPNSPRDDAPSLVVGELHHPTVARESDNPSWLVVPEKGLYTGVLVVGAVGTGKTTACMYPFARQLLHWRADDPKRRAGALVLEVKGDFCHQVRSILSEAGREDDYLEIGLGGAWQWNPLDDPLLDSYSMAYSVASLINQLFGKSREPFWQQAYTNLVRWIVELHRLLPGGWVTLRDIYRCTVDAKLFSNKIGEAKAEALRRCPMRVVTAAKVLTKHKKTLGAWDWDMAAGSDTVACSLDPERAALLAELKVEYATEPVGSGVGREYAEQVEAVERWYRNDWMKLDAKLRTSIVEGISVFLSLFDQPDVAAVFCPPPPDDPPAARTDGGDDEEVPDVQPMPGLRRRLPPLAELIEGGKVLALNMPAGANPALARAIGVFLKNAWMQALLRRPAAAALRPDRYMRPAVFICDEYQAFATVGQDDPSGDEKAFALTRQCRCIPIVATQSISSLRSVLPSGEAWRTLVQTLRTRIFLSLSDDASAKIASDMCGDVKKTQASYTFTETSNKPEFSLLSGRAGGGDGQLGASKSFRQQREPVFTPRQFGLLANYQAICLPYDGVKSLPARRVYLKPHYLPRTQGYWRQREEGRI
- a CDS encoding ATPase, T2SS/T4P/T4SS family; amino-acid sequence: MKRASGVDHLAPFLPGLESLLGDPEVSEIMINGPGNVWVERAGRLEPHEAPGLTAAWLHRAAIHIARPLGLDPAARPILDARLEDGSRVAICTPPAAPEVAITIRRFGGRAFTAEDLVRMGSLPEQALEAARRTLLARRNVLVSGGTGSGKTTLLNALIELLPEDERIVAIEDTLELRIDRANCLRFEAGATLSETPVSIRDLVRHALRHRPDHIVVGEVRGGEAADLLQALNTGHGGSLTTIHANNARSALSRLASCAMQAGDALPWEVTCRGVVDGIALVLHVTRRDGRRFVEEALEVRGYDAATGRWITEPTWTTQPPKEVNA